From the genome of Candidatus Sulfotelmatobacter sp.:
GCCGCGCGCCCGCTCGAAGCGATCGAATTCCGGCAGCGACGGCACCGGCGCCGGCGCGACCGGGGGCGGCGCCAGCTCGTCGCCGCCGGGCACCACGAGCACCGGCGTGCGTGGCGCGAGACGCGCCACGGCCGGCGCGCTCACGCGGGCTTCGAGCAGCAACGTCGGCCGCGAACGCCCGAGCGCATCGAGCGCTCCGGCCAGGATCAACGACTCGACTTCGGGCGGCGTGGGCCGCACGCGTTCGAGGAAGTCGGCGAGGTTCGAGAAGCGCCGCTCTGCCCGCGCGTGCAGGATCCGCGCTCCGGTGGTCTCGGCGAGCCCGAACACGCGCGACAGTCCGACGCGCACGGCGCGAGCCGAGACGCGAGCGGCGGCGGGCCTCGCGTCCAGAGACTCCGCCGCCGCGCCCTCCGGTGCGGGGTCCGCGGCATCCTCCAGGGTCGCGTCCCACTGCGAGCGCTCGACGCACGGGGCGAGGAAGCCCACGCCGGCGCGGCGCAGGTCCTCGACGTGCACCCAGGTCGGATACATGCCGGCGTGGTGATTGAGGATCCCGACCGCGTATTCGACCGGGAAGTGCGTCTTGAGATACGCGCTCTGCCACCCGAGCACGCCGTAGCCGGCCGCGTGCGCCTTGCAGAACGCGTAGGCCGCGAAGCGGGTCAGCTCGCACCACACCGCGCGCGCGGTCGCGCCGTCGACGCCGGCGCGCGCCGCCTGCGCCACGAAGCCGCGCTCGAGTGCCCGGAACTCCTCGTCGCCGCGCGCCGCGGCAATCGCGCGACGCAGCTCGTCGCCGGCGGCCAGCGGCAACCCGGTGAGCGCGGCGGCGACGCGCATCACGTCCTCTTCGTAGAGCATCACGCCGAGCGTGTCGGACAGCACCGGCTCGAGCCGCGGGTGGAGACATGACACGGCTTCGAGCCCGCGCCGGCGACGGCAGTAGGCGGTCTTCATGCCGGACTCGGCCGGCCCGGGACGCACGAGCGCCACCGCCGCGATGGTGTCGTCGAGCGTTCGGCAGCCGAGCATGCGCAGCAGATGGCGCATGGCCGGCGACTCGAGCTGGAAGCAGTTGAGCGTGTCGCCGGCGGCGAGCCGCGCGGCGGTGGCGGGATCGTCTTCGGGGATCGTGTCGAGCGAGAGCAGTGTCGGCGGGACGGCGGAGCCGGAGGCCGACCGGGAGGTACGGTTGCCGGCTCCATCCGGTCGCCGGCTGCCCTCGCCGCGCCCAGCGCCGGACATCCCTGTCCGGCTTCTCCTCGGCGCGGAGCCCTCCCGGTCGGCCTCCCGCTCCGCCGCCCCGGCCGCCCGCCGGGTCACCAGCTCGACGCACTCGCCGAGGGTGCTCAGGCAGCGGTTGCCGAGCAGATCCATCTTCACCAGCCCGAGCGCTTCGATCGCGCGCATCTCGAACTGCGTCACCACCAGGTTCTTGGCGGCGCGCTCGAGCGGCACGTAGTAGGTGAGCTCGCGGTCGGCGATCACCAGGCCGCCCGAATGCACCGAGAGATGCCGGGGCGCGCCCGACAGGCGCTCGGCGAGCTTCAGCGCCTCGGGCAGCGGCGCTTCGCGCCAGTCGACGAAGCGCGCGTCGGGTGTCGCCAGCAGCTGATCGAGGTACGGCGGCTCCATCTCGCGCGGCACGCGGCGCGCGAGGGCGTTGACGCGCGGGTTGGAGAGCCCCAGCGCCTTGGCGGTCTCGCGGAACGCCGAGCGGGCACCGAGCGTCGAGTGCGTGCAGATCATCGCCACGCGGTCGTGGCCGTAGGTGTCGTAGACGTGCTCGATCACCTCGTCGCGCCGCTTCCAGCACAGATCGATGTCGAGATCGGGGCAGTCGCGCCGCGCCGGGTGCAGGAAGCGCTCGAAGTAGAGCCCGTAGCGCATCGGGTCGACGTTGGTGATGCCGAGTGCGTAGGCGACGAGCGAGCTGGCGCCCGACCCGCGCCCGACGGTCGGAATGTTCTTCGACCGCGCGTACCCGACGATCTCGGCGACCAGCAGGAAATAGTCGGTGAAGCCCATCCGTTCGATGATCTCGAGCTCTTCGCCGAGGCGCGGTCGCGCGTCGTGATAGCGGCGGCGTGAGCCGGCGTCGGCGCCGGTCGCCCGCACGCCGTAGCGGCGGCGCAGTCCCTCGGTGACGAGGCGCTCGAGATGGGCTGTTCCTGTCATGCCGTCCGGCAGCGGCGCCCG
Proteins encoded in this window:
- a CDS encoding DNA polymerase III subunit alpha is translated as MSAFVPLRVRSHGSLLYGTAAPEALIARALEQGYDSLALTDRDNLYLAIRFWRAAHTEGLKPLLGVELSARAAQGARGGAAAGTGPGALLLAIDRRGYANLCALITARMLDPEFDLVAGLAQFHAGLHLIVESPGLAASLQAAGVPAAFGAAPAGPGSGPRPRDGGLWLGIRGLPAERTRLAERLDAAIALGIPLVATGDVVAIEPRDHELHAIAVTAAAGELRERMPPAAFAAREAWLASPLEWTRRVRAVCGAAGRPEAATAALANNVALVARCRLELELGTPILPRAPLPDGMTGTAHLERLVTEGLRRRYGVRATGADAGSRRRYHDARPRLGEELEIIERMGFTDYFLLVAEIVGYARSKNIPTVGRGSGASSLVAYALGITNVDPMRYGLYFERFLHPARRDCPDLDIDLCWKRRDEVIEHVYDTYGHDRVAMICTHSTLGARSAFRETAKALGLSNPRVNALARRVPREMEPPYLDQLLATPDARFVDWREAPLPEALKLAERLSGAPRHLSVHSGGLVIADRELTYYVPLERAAKNLVVTQFEMRAIEALGLVKMDLLGNRCLSTLGECVELVTRRAAGAAEREADREGSAPRRSRTGMSGAGRGEGSRRPDGAGNRTSRSASGSAVPPTLLSLDTIPEDDPATAARLAAGDTLNCFQLESPAMRHLLRMLGCRTLDDTIAAVALVRPGPAESGMKTAYCRRRRGLEAVSCLHPRLEPVLSDTLGVMLYEEDVMRVAAALTGLPLAAGDELRRAIAAARGDEEFRALERGFVAQAARAGVDGATARAVWCELTRFAAYAFCKAHAAGYGVLGWQSAYLKTHFPVEYAVGILNHHAGMYPTWVHVEDLRRAGVGFLAPCVERSQWDATLEDAADPAPEGAAAESLDARPAAARVSARAVRVGLSRVFGLAETTGARILHARAERRFSNLADFLERVRPTPPEVESLILAGALDALGRSRPTLLLEARVSAPAVARLAPRTPVLVVPGGDELAPPPVAPAPVPSLPEFDRFERARGEARATGLWFSAHPLDSPELEAARRGAVACAELPRRVGERVALVGLTCAYRRVETRRGEPMLFATIADASGLAEGTLFTSAYRAWGPAARASVVRLEGRVEEALDAVTLNVERVIALDGSAPSPAPHAWRREQVAGRSAEGAAGLSPRETPRAPNGISAHRAAVRARARHPEVKT